tagaTGCATGTTTTATTCCAACAAAGGCTGCAGTGTTTTGCATTTCTCAGAAATGAAagtgtaaatgtatgttcatACTAATTTGGTGATTTTACTTTACTTGACTGTATCACTTATTTACAGCTCCAGCTTTGACTCTGATCCTCGGGCGGCGTATTTCCGGCAGGCCGAAAATGGAATGTATGTGAGGATGTCTCTCCTGGCCTTGGTGCTGGGCAAGTGTTAGGTGGTGTTACTGCTCGGACTTACTGAAAACGGAATGTATATGAGAATGTCGCTTCTGGCCTTGGTGCTGGGCAAGTGTTAGCTGATGTGGCTGCACGGACTTACTGAAAATGGAATGTATGTGAGGATGTCTCTCCTGGCCTTGGTGCTGGGCAAGTGTTAGGTGTGGCTGCACGGACTTACTGAAAATGGAATGTATGTGAGGATGTCTCTCCTGGCCTTGGTGCTGGGCAAGTGTTAGGTGTGGCTGCACGGACTTACTGAAAACGGAATGTATGTGAGGATGTCTCTCCTGGCCTTGGTGCTGGGCAAGTGTTAGGTGTGGCTGCACGGACTTACTGAAAACGGAATGTATGTGAGGATGTCTCTCCTGGCCTTGGTGCTGGGCAAGTGTTAGGTGTGGCTGCACGGACTTACTGAAAACGGAATGTATGTGAGGATGTCTCTCCTGGCCTTGGTGCTGGGCAAGTGTTAGGTGTGGCTGCACGGACTTACTGAAAACGGAATGTATGTGAGGATGTCTCTCCTGGCCTTGGTGCTGGGCAAGTGTTAGGTGTGGCTGCACGGACTTACTGAAAACGGAATGTATGTGAGGATGTCTCTCCTGGCCTTGGTGCTGGGCAAGTGTTAGGTGTGGCTGCACGGACTTACTGAAAACGGAATGTATGTGAGGATGTCTCTCCTGGCCTTGGTGCTGGGCAAGTGTTAGGTGTGGCTGCACGGACTTACTGAAAACGGAATGTATGTGAGGATGTCTCTCCTGGCCTTGGTGCTGGGCAAGTGTTAGGTGTGGCTGCACGGACTTACTGAAAACGGAATGTATGTGAGGATGTCTCTCCTGGCCTTGGTGCTGGGCAAGTGTTAGGTGTGGCTGCACGGACTTACTGAAAACGGAATGTATGTGAGGATGTCTCTCCTGGCCTTGGTGCTGGGCAAGTGTTAGGTGTGGCTGCACGGACTTACTGAAAACGGAATGTATGTGAGGATGTCTCTCCTGGCCTTGGTGCTGGGCAAGTGTTAGGTGTGGCTGCACGGACTTACTGAAAACGGAATGTATGTGAGGATGTCTCTCCTGGCCTTGGTGCTGGGCAAGTGTTAGGTGTGGCTGCACGGACTTACTGAAAACGGAATGTATGTGAGGATGTCTCTCCTGGCCTTGGTGCTGGGCAAGTGTTAGGTGTGGCTGCACGGACTTACTGAAAACGGAATGTATGTGAGGATGTCTCTCCTGGCCTTGGTGCTGGGCAAGTGTTAGGTGTGGCTGCACGGACTTACTGAAAACGGAATGTATGTGAGGATGTCTCTCCTGGCCTTGGTGCTGGGCAAGTGTTAGGTGTGGCTGCACGGACTTACTGAAAACGGAATGTATGTGAGGATGTCTCTCCTGGCCTTGGTGCTGGGCAAGTGTTAGGTGGTGTTACTGCTCGGACTTACTGAAAACGGAATGTATGTGAGGATGTCTCTCCTGGCCTTGGTGCTGGGCAAGTGTTAGGTGTGGCTGCACGGACTTACTGAAAACGGAATGTATGTGAGGATGTCTCTCCTGGCCTTGGTGCTGGGCAAGTGTTAGGTGTGGCTGCACGGACTTACTGAAAACGGAATGTATGTGAGGATGTCTCTCCTGGCCTTGGTGCTGGGCAAGTGTTAGGTGTGGCTGCACGGACTTACTGAAAAACTAAGTCAAACCGACTGGTCATGGTTTCCGATTGGTTCCTAGTGACCTTAGTTGAGACAGTCAGACGACATATACTGAAATGATGTTGTGCACTGGTGCTGGGACTTTCACTGTTCTTTATTGCAATGATATTAGTTATGTGTTTTCTGGATATTTGTTAAGCCAGCTCGAGAATATTGAAGGAATGGATGCACTGAAAATActgactgtttttgttttggggatgtttttttttttcttaagaaAAGTGCCATTGCAAGTAATGTGAACTAGAAATCTGGTTACAAGTGAATCTCAAAATAATGGGAACTATTGTTAGTATGTAGCATTCTTTTGGTATATAGCATTCCACTAATTACTTG
The sequence above is drawn from the Gigantopelta aegis isolate Gae_Host chromosome 6, Gae_host_genome, whole genome shotgun sequence genome and encodes:
- the LOC121374777 gene encoding LIM domain-containing protein A-like, which gives rise to MSKSVQPHLTLAQHQGQERHPHIHSVFSKSVQPHLTLAQHQGQERHPHIHSVFSKSVQPHLTLAQHQGQERHPHIHSVFSKSVQPHLTLAQHQGQERHPHIHSVFSKSVQPHLTLAQHQGQERHPHIHSVFSKSVQPHLTLAQHQGQERHPHIHSVFSKSVQPHLTLAQHQGQERHPHIHSVFSKSVQPHLTLAQHQGQERHPHIHSVFSKSVQPHLTLAQHQGQERHPHIHSVFSKSVQPHLTLAQHQGQERHPHIHSVFSKSVQPHLTLAQHQGQERHPHIHSVFSKSVQPHLTLAQHQGQERHPHIHSVFSKSVQPHLTLAQHQGQERHPHIHSVFSKSVQPHLTLAQHQGQERHPHIHSVFSKSVQPHLTLAQHQGQERHPHIHSIFSKSVQPHLTLAQHQGQERHPHIHSIFSKSVQPHQLTLAQHQGQKRHSHIHSVFSKSEQ